In the genome of Andrena cerasifolii isolate SP2316 chromosome 5, iyAndCera1_principal, whole genome shotgun sequence, one region contains:
- the Abl gene encoding tyrosine-protein kinase Abl isoform X3, translated as MGAQQTKERIVPAGSAARQTRKQPRNLKESRLVGSNIFTEHSEALLQSRPLPHIPALPDGDPPSGSGIQPISQQVNIQQHTGVPSAGLLEAANRWTSKENLLAQEEDDPQLFVALYDFQAGGENQLSLKKGEQVRILSYNKSGEWCEAHSSTGQVGWVPSNYVTPVNSLEKHSWYHGRISRNAAEYLLSSGINGSFLVRESESSPGQRSISLRYEGRVYHYRINEDSEGKMFVTTESKFNTLAELVHHHSMLADGLITQLLYPAPKHNKPTVFPLSPEPDEWEINRTDIVMRHKLGGGQYGDVYEAVWKRYNMTVAVKTLKEDTMALKDFLEEAAIMKEMKHRNLVQLLGVCTREPPFYIITEFMSKGNLLDYLRNESKHQINAVVLMHMATQIASGMSYLESRNFIHRDLAARNCLVGENHLVKVADFGLARLMRDDTYTAHAGAKFPIKWTAPEGLAYNKFSTKSDVWAFGILLWEIATYGMSPYPGVDLTDVYHMLEKGYRMECPPGCPPKVYELMRQCWQWAASDRPTFKEIHHSLENMFQESSITEEVEKQLQGGGEIPLLSYKKSQTGSTGNIHGLVLVSEPLPSSDTTSSVTKLSTFTGGLSSKNNSSIVQMRRSTNKKGKQAPAPPKRTSLLSSCSSFRDSAYQEQDTQNTEMNTMTLDDATDLNGIARDLATMAQRTIAAGGCEIEEDGEGSQGTAEPNFIPPPSTSPEPITGLACPQKQIKPRPYPSKEPLPQKLVQVGALEVQNVKRAINRYGTLPKGARIGAYLESLRQSGMPSNQDSTSVTSAMTPSPMDQHEASLDGSQHRSLSPRQSNLRNQPQMTRSNSSSGVVNTYQPPNSPRGRVVAVRKSNQSDGVGLRTFRVSSNSNFRTASPSRSVQPSLADLEFPPPPADLPPPPDETFPSQEQADLPPPISCAELSQMRNSPLSMRKAKSTDWRTKEEEIEQQEDRNDVSNAEPSVKEASSRFGVNLRRREIQDSICRNSESKRTGFKARIETIEPAAPPEEAPPPPPPPPPPISTCSPPDSFDRKPGMKEMLELKLINEIKQGSETKHGGTTKKNGGVTSSTPSAPLDPASQLLSELCASFNMDSGQRHTQNEYAVSTLKSNEVAQDQQPQQQIHNAHKDSSMPSPVTESILSSGNVGFKLKRVDKRNNPQKEEATDGQIIDFKARLRKVENADKEKPPEERSNVAEQSSESEEQQDDKRRSTGSISSLKKLWENKESCDSQPHSPKLSVRGSGGKQEALDQTEDSPEDHSGASTRSQSSGSKNDVRLWPPPEPEKPAVPAKPLKPLCSSTKHFCSSIYATPNCTKSQHTEDDLSKQSTDSRTAKQAVLELSTLIESSVLNLKSNSTIIMSSWLQLSDKVGLLHGMCANLADSGIAPHARFQFRELLARLELQARQLRAAGTRNVTENTRLLTDLQNTIKDVVNAVQR; from the exons ATGGGTGCTCAACAAACTAAGGAGAGAATCGTTCCTGCCGGCTCTGCTGCGCGACAGACGCGCAAACAGCCAAGGAACCTCAAAGAGTCACGTCTCGTTGGCTCCAATATATTTACGGAGCACAGCG AAGCTCTTTTACAAAGTAGACCGCTACCTCACATTCCGGCATTACCAGATGGTGATCCTCCGAGCGGCTCAGGCATTCAGCCAATTTCGCAACAAGTGAATATTCAGCAACATACTGGCGTTCCCTCTGCAGGGCTTCTGGAGGCTGCAAACAG GTGGACCAGTAAAGAGAACCTATTGGCCCAGGAGGAGGACGATCCACAATTGTTTGTTGCTCTGTACGATTTCCAAGCAGGTGGAGAAAATCAGCTCAGTCTTAAAAAAG gAGAACAAGTTCGTATTCTGAGCTATAATAAGAGCGGAGAGTGGTGCGAGGCTCATTCGAGCACTGGTCAAGTGGGTTGGGTTCCCTCGAATTATGTTACCCCGGTAAATTCTCTAGAGAAGCATTCTTGGTATCATGGAAGAATATCTAGAAACGCTGCCGAGTATCTCCTGAGCTCCGGTATAAATGGTAGCTTCTTGGTTCGCGAGTCGGAGAGCAGCCCAGGTCAGCGCAGTATTTCTCTGAGATACGAGGGCAGAGTCTATCATTACAGGATTAATGAAGACAGCGAAGGAAAG ATGTTTGTCACAACTGAAAGCAAGTTTAATACTTTGGCGGAACTAGTGCATCATCACTCGATGCTTGCTGATGGTCTAATCACACAACTACTTTATCCTGCACCAAAGCACAACAAACCCACTGTATTCCCACTTAGTCCAG AACCAGACGAATGGGAAATCAATAGAACGGATATAGTCATGAGGCATAAATTAGGAGGGGGGCAATATGGGGATGTCTATGAAGCTGTGTGGAAGAGGTACAACATGACGGTCGCCGTGAAAACATTAAAG GAGGACACAATGGCTTTAAAAGACTTCTTGGAGGAGGCTGCAATCATGAAAGAGATGAAGCACAGGAATTTAGTTCAGTTATTAGGCGTATGCACCCGTGAGCCACCTTTCTACATTATTACAGAGTTCATGAGCAAGGGGAATCTACTAGACTATCTGCGCAACGAGAGCAAGCATCAAATCAACGCTGTCGTTTTGATGCACATGGCCACACAGATCGCTAGTGGAATGAGCTATCTAGAAAGTAGGAACTTCATCCACAG AGATCTAGCGGCCCGAAACTGCCTAGTGGGTGAAAATCATCTGGTGAAGGTTGCTGACTTCGGTTTGGCCCGGTTGATGAGAGACGACACCTACACGGCTCACGCTGGAGCCAAGTTCCCTATAAAATGGACTGCTCCGGAGGGATTAGCTTACAATAAATTCTCTACGAAG TCGGACGTATGGGCATTTGGAATCTTACTGTGGGAAATAGCAACCTACGGGATGTCTCCGTACCCGGGCGTCGATTTGACGGATGTCTATCACATGTTGGAGAAAGGCTATAGAATGGAGTGCCCTCCGGGATGTCCACCAAAAGTGTACGAACTGATGCGACAATGCTGGCAGTGGGCTGCCTCTGACCGGCCTACGTTCAAGGAGATTCACCACTCTCTTGAAAATATGTTCCAGGAATCCAGTATTACCGAAG AAGTCGAAAAACAGCTGCAAGGTGGAGGGGAAATCCCTTTACTCTCGTACAAAAAGTCTCAAACTGGTAGTACTGGAAATATCCACGGGCTTGTTCTTGTCTCCGAGCCATTACCTTCTTCAG ATACTACCAGCTCTGTAACAAAATTGAGCACGTTCACAGGTGGTTTGTCGAGTAAGAACAATAGTAGCATCGTGCAAATGAGGCGCTCCACGAATAAGAAGGGGAAACAAGCTCCAGCGCCTCCAAAGAGGACAAG CCTGCTGTCGTCGTGCAGTTCGTTCCGCGACTCTGCGTACCAAGAGCAGGATACACAAAATACCGAAATGAACACCATGACTCTCGACGATGCCACGGATCTAAATG GTATTGCGCGAGATCTCGCGACGATGGCTCAACGAACGATTGCTGCAGGAGGCTGCGAAATCGAGGAAGACGGAGAGGGTTCTCAGGGTACGGCAGAACCGAACTTCATCCCCCCACCGTCAACGTCTCCGGAACCCATAACTGGACTAGCCTGTCCTCAAAAACAGATCAAACCAAGACCTTACCCGTCGAAAGAACCATTGCCGCAAAAG CTGGTACAAGTTGGTGCATTAGAGGTGCAGAACGTGAAAAGAGCCATTAATCGTTATGGCACGCTACCAAAAGGTGCTAGGATCGGCGCGTACCTCGAGTCTCTTCGTCAAAGTGGCATGCCATCGAATCAAGATTCTACGTCGGTGACATCTGCCATGACGCCCAGCCCAATGGATCAGCATGAAGCTTCTCTGGATGGTTCACAGCACAGATCGCTCTCTCCTCGTCAAAGTAACTTGCGAAACCAGCCCCAAATGACCCGCAGCAATTCTTCAAGTGGCGTTGTCAATACTTATCAGCCCCCGAATTCTCCCCGTGGCCGAGTAGTTGCCGTCAGAAAGAGCAACCAGTCCGACGGTGTAGGGCTAAGAACTTTTCGagtttcgagtaattcgaaCTTTCGCACTGCGAGCCCCTCGAGATCCGTTCAACCGTCTTTAGCCGATTTGGAATTTCCTCCGCCGCCCGCAGATCTGCCCCCGCCTCCGGACGAAACTTTCCCCAGCCAGGAGCAGGCTGATCTCCCACCTCCTATTTCTTGCGCAGAGCTTAGCCAAATGAGAAATTCTCCTCTTTCTATGAGAAAAGCGAAGAGCACGGATTGGCGCACGAAAGAGGAGGAGATCGAGCAACAGGAGGACAGAAACGACGTTAGTAACGCGGAACCTTCTGTTAAAGAAGCCAGCTCGAGATTTGGAGTAAATCTGAGACGCAGAGAAATTCAAGACAGCATTTGTAGGAACTCTGAAAGCAAAAGAACTGGCTTCAAGGCCAGAATAGAAACAATCGAGCCGGCAGCACCGCCAGAGGAGgcgccaccccctcccccgccgcctCCTCCGCCGATTTCTACGTGTTCGCCCCCGGATAGCTTCGACCGTAAACCTGGCATGAAGGAAATGTTGGAACTCAAGCTGATTAATGAGATTAAACAGGGTTCGGAGACGAAGCACGGCGGGACTACGAAGAAGAACGGAGGAGTCACCAGTAGTACTCCATCCGCACCTCTCGATCCAGCGTCGCAGCTGCTTTCCGAACTCTGTGCCAGCTTTAATATGGATTCTGGACAAAG ACACACCCAAAATGAATACGCCGTGTCAACGTTAAAAAGCAACGAAGTAGCTCAAGATCAACAGCCGCAGCAACAAATTCATAATGCTCACAAGGACTCGTCGATGCCCTCTCCAGTGACAGAGTCCATCCTCTCCAGCGGAAACGTCGGGTTTAAGTTGAAGAGGGTGGACAAGCGGAATAATCCGCAGAAGGAAGAGGCGACCGACGGTCAAATAATCGATTTCAAGGCCAGACTGCGAAAAGTGGAGAACGCGGATAAGGAGAAGCCCCCGGAGGAAAGAAGTAATGTTGCCGAGCAGTCGTCTGAATCGGAAGAGCAACAGGACGACAAGCGTAGAAGTACCGGCAGTATCAGTAGCTTGAAAAAACTTTGGGAGAACAAGGAATCTTGCGACAGTCAGCCGCACAGCCCGAAGCTCAGTGTTCGTGGAAGCGGTGGTAAGCAAGAGGCCCTCGATCAAACCGAGGACTCGCCAGAGGATCACAGTGGAGCCTCGACCCGTAGCCAGAG CTCTGGTAGCAAAAACGACGTTAGACTGTGGCCTCCGCCTGAGCCGGAGAAACCCGCCGTTCCAGCGAAACCGCTGAAACCTCTTTGTTCATCAACGAAACACTTTTGCTCCTCGATCTATGCAACACCGAATTGCACCAAGTCTCAGCATACCGAGGATGATCTAAGTAAGCAAAGCACAGATTCGAGGACCGCGAAGCAGGCCGTGTTGGAGCTTTCAACGTTGATCGAGAGCAGCGTCTTGAATCTGAAAAGTAACTCGACGATAATAATGAGCAGCTGGCTCCAGCTCTCTGACAAGGTAGGACTCTTGCACGGGATGTGTGCGAACCTTGCGGACAGCGGCATCGCGCCACACGCGCGCTTTCAATTCCGCGAACTTCTCGCAAGGTTAGAGCTTCAGGCACGGCAACTACGTGCGGCAGGCACTCGTAATGTCACAGAGAATACAAGACTTCTCACTGACCTCCAGAACACGATAAAAGATGTCGTGAACGCAGTGCAAAGATAA
- the Abl gene encoding tyrosine-protein kinase Abl isoform X6: MGAQQTKERIVPAGSAARQTRKQPRNLKESRLVGSNIFTEHSEALLQSRPLPHIPALPDGDPPSGSGIQPISQQVNIQQHTGVPSAGLLEAANRWTSKENLLAQEEDDPQLFVALYDFQAGGENQLSLKKGEQVRILSYNKSGEWCEAHSSTGQVGWVPSNYVTPVNSLEKHSWYHGRISRNAAEYLLSSGINGSFLVRESESSPGQRSISLRYEGRVYHYRINEDSEGKMFVTTESKFNTLAELVHHHSMLADGLITQLLYPAPKHNKPTVFPLSPEPDEWEINRTDIVMRHKLGGGQYGDVYEAVWKRYNMTVAVKTLKEDTMALKDFLEEAAIMKEMKHRNLVQLLGVCTREPPFYIITEFMSKGNLLDYLRNESKHQINAVVLMHMATQIASGMSYLESRNFIHRDLAARNCLVGENHLVKVADFGLARLMRDDTYTAHAGAKFPIKWTAPEGLAYNKFSTKSDVWAFGILLWEIATYGMSPYPGVDLTDVYHMLEKGYRMECPPGCPPKVYELMRQCWQWAASDRPTFKEIHHSLENMFQESSITEEVEKQLQGGGEIPLLSYKKSQTGSTGNIHGLVLVSEPLPSSDTTSSVTKLSTFTGGLSSKNNSSIVQMRRSTNKKGKQAPAPPKRTSLLSSCSSFRDSAYQEQDTQNTEMNTMTLDDATDLNGGCEIEEDGEGSQGTAEPNFIPPPSTSPEPITGLACPQKQIKPRPYPSKEPLPQKLVQVGALEVQNVKRAINRYGTLPKGARIGAYLESLRQSGMPSNQDSTSVTSAMTPSPMDQHEASLDGSQHRSLSPRQSNLRNQPQMTRSNSSSGVVNTYQPPNSPRGRVVAVRKSNQSDGVGLRTFRVSSNSNFRTASPSRSVQPSLADLEFPPPPADLPPPPDETFPSQEQADLPPPISCAELSQMRNSPLSMRKAKSTDWRTKEEEIEQQEDRNDVSNAEPSVKEASSRFGVNLRRREIQDSICRNSESKRTGFKARIETIEPAAPPEEAPPPPPPPPPPISTCSPPDSFDRKPGMKEMLELKLINEIKQGSETKHGGTTKKNGGVTSSTPSAPLDPASQLLSELCASFNMDSGQRHTQNEYAVSTLKSNEVAQDQQPQQQIHNAHKDSSMPSPVTESILSSGNVGFKLKRVDKRNNPQKEEATDGQIIDFKARLRKVENADKEKPPEERSNVAEQSSESEEQQDDKRRSTGSISSLKKLWENKESCDSQPHSPKLSVRGSGGKQEALDQTEDSPEDHSGASTRSQSSGSKNDVRLWPPPEPEKPAVPAKPLKPLCSSTKHFCSSIYATPNCTKSQHTEDDLSKQSTDSRTAKQAVLELSTLIESSVLNLKSNSTIIMSSWLQLSDKVGLLHGMCANLADSGIAPHARFQFRELLARLELQARQLRAAGTRNVTENTRLLTDLQNTIKDVVNAVQR; this comes from the exons ATGGGTGCTCAACAAACTAAGGAGAGAATCGTTCCTGCCGGCTCTGCTGCGCGACAGACGCGCAAACAGCCAAGGAACCTCAAAGAGTCACGTCTCGTTGGCTCCAATATATTTACGGAGCACAGCG AAGCTCTTTTACAAAGTAGACCGCTACCTCACATTCCGGCATTACCAGATGGTGATCCTCCGAGCGGCTCAGGCATTCAGCCAATTTCGCAACAAGTGAATATTCAGCAACATACTGGCGTTCCCTCTGCAGGGCTTCTGGAGGCTGCAAACAG GTGGACCAGTAAAGAGAACCTATTGGCCCAGGAGGAGGACGATCCACAATTGTTTGTTGCTCTGTACGATTTCCAAGCAGGTGGAGAAAATCAGCTCAGTCTTAAAAAAG gAGAACAAGTTCGTATTCTGAGCTATAATAAGAGCGGAGAGTGGTGCGAGGCTCATTCGAGCACTGGTCAAGTGGGTTGGGTTCCCTCGAATTATGTTACCCCGGTAAATTCTCTAGAGAAGCATTCTTGGTATCATGGAAGAATATCTAGAAACGCTGCCGAGTATCTCCTGAGCTCCGGTATAAATGGTAGCTTCTTGGTTCGCGAGTCGGAGAGCAGCCCAGGTCAGCGCAGTATTTCTCTGAGATACGAGGGCAGAGTCTATCATTACAGGATTAATGAAGACAGCGAAGGAAAG ATGTTTGTCACAACTGAAAGCAAGTTTAATACTTTGGCGGAACTAGTGCATCATCACTCGATGCTTGCTGATGGTCTAATCACACAACTACTTTATCCTGCACCAAAGCACAACAAACCCACTGTATTCCCACTTAGTCCAG AACCAGACGAATGGGAAATCAATAGAACGGATATAGTCATGAGGCATAAATTAGGAGGGGGGCAATATGGGGATGTCTATGAAGCTGTGTGGAAGAGGTACAACATGACGGTCGCCGTGAAAACATTAAAG GAGGACACAATGGCTTTAAAAGACTTCTTGGAGGAGGCTGCAATCATGAAAGAGATGAAGCACAGGAATTTAGTTCAGTTATTAGGCGTATGCACCCGTGAGCCACCTTTCTACATTATTACAGAGTTCATGAGCAAGGGGAATCTACTAGACTATCTGCGCAACGAGAGCAAGCATCAAATCAACGCTGTCGTTTTGATGCACATGGCCACACAGATCGCTAGTGGAATGAGCTATCTAGAAAGTAGGAACTTCATCCACAG AGATCTAGCGGCCCGAAACTGCCTAGTGGGTGAAAATCATCTGGTGAAGGTTGCTGACTTCGGTTTGGCCCGGTTGATGAGAGACGACACCTACACGGCTCACGCTGGAGCCAAGTTCCCTATAAAATGGACTGCTCCGGAGGGATTAGCTTACAATAAATTCTCTACGAAG TCGGACGTATGGGCATTTGGAATCTTACTGTGGGAAATAGCAACCTACGGGATGTCTCCGTACCCGGGCGTCGATTTGACGGATGTCTATCACATGTTGGAGAAAGGCTATAGAATGGAGTGCCCTCCGGGATGTCCACCAAAAGTGTACGAACTGATGCGACAATGCTGGCAGTGGGCTGCCTCTGACCGGCCTACGTTCAAGGAGATTCACCACTCTCTTGAAAATATGTTCCAGGAATCCAGTATTACCGAAG AAGTCGAAAAACAGCTGCAAGGTGGAGGGGAAATCCCTTTACTCTCGTACAAAAAGTCTCAAACTGGTAGTACTGGAAATATCCACGGGCTTGTTCTTGTCTCCGAGCCATTACCTTCTTCAG ATACTACCAGCTCTGTAACAAAATTGAGCACGTTCACAGGTGGTTTGTCGAGTAAGAACAATAGTAGCATCGTGCAAATGAGGCGCTCCACGAATAAGAAGGGGAAACAAGCTCCAGCGCCTCCAAAGAGGACAAG CCTGCTGTCGTCGTGCAGTTCGTTCCGCGACTCTGCGTACCAAGAGCAGGATACACAAAATACCGAAATGAACACCATGACTCTCGACGATGCCACGGATCTAAATG GAGGCTGCGAAATCGAGGAAGACGGAGAGGGTTCTCAGGGTACGGCAGAACCGAACTTCATCCCCCCACCGTCAACGTCTCCGGAACCCATAACTGGACTAGCCTGTCCTCAAAAACAGATCAAACCAAGACCTTACCCGTCGAAAGAACCATTGCCGCAAAAG CTGGTACAAGTTGGTGCATTAGAGGTGCAGAACGTGAAAAGAGCCATTAATCGTTATGGCACGCTACCAAAAGGTGCTAGGATCGGCGCGTACCTCGAGTCTCTTCGTCAAAGTGGCATGCCATCGAATCAAGATTCTACGTCGGTGACATCTGCCATGACGCCCAGCCCAATGGATCAGCATGAAGCTTCTCTGGATGGTTCACAGCACAGATCGCTCTCTCCTCGTCAAAGTAACTTGCGAAACCAGCCCCAAATGACCCGCAGCAATTCTTCAAGTGGCGTTGTCAATACTTATCAGCCCCCGAATTCTCCCCGTGGCCGAGTAGTTGCCGTCAGAAAGAGCAACCAGTCCGACGGTGTAGGGCTAAGAACTTTTCGagtttcgagtaattcgaaCTTTCGCACTGCGAGCCCCTCGAGATCCGTTCAACCGTCTTTAGCCGATTTGGAATTTCCTCCGCCGCCCGCAGATCTGCCCCCGCCTCCGGACGAAACTTTCCCCAGCCAGGAGCAGGCTGATCTCCCACCTCCTATTTCTTGCGCAGAGCTTAGCCAAATGAGAAATTCTCCTCTTTCTATGAGAAAAGCGAAGAGCACGGATTGGCGCACGAAAGAGGAGGAGATCGAGCAACAGGAGGACAGAAACGACGTTAGTAACGCGGAACCTTCTGTTAAAGAAGCCAGCTCGAGATTTGGAGTAAATCTGAGACGCAGAGAAATTCAAGACAGCATTTGTAGGAACTCTGAAAGCAAAAGAACTGGCTTCAAGGCCAGAATAGAAACAATCGAGCCGGCAGCACCGCCAGAGGAGgcgccaccccctcccccgccgcctCCTCCGCCGATTTCTACGTGTTCGCCCCCGGATAGCTTCGACCGTAAACCTGGCATGAAGGAAATGTTGGAACTCAAGCTGATTAATGAGATTAAACAGGGTTCGGAGACGAAGCACGGCGGGACTACGAAGAAGAACGGAGGAGTCACCAGTAGTACTCCATCCGCACCTCTCGATCCAGCGTCGCAGCTGCTTTCCGAACTCTGTGCCAGCTTTAATATGGATTCTGGACAAAG ACACACCCAAAATGAATACGCCGTGTCAACGTTAAAAAGCAACGAAGTAGCTCAAGATCAACAGCCGCAGCAACAAATTCATAATGCTCACAAGGACTCGTCGATGCCCTCTCCAGTGACAGAGTCCATCCTCTCCAGCGGAAACGTCGGGTTTAAGTTGAAGAGGGTGGACAAGCGGAATAATCCGCAGAAGGAAGAGGCGACCGACGGTCAAATAATCGATTTCAAGGCCAGACTGCGAAAAGTGGAGAACGCGGATAAGGAGAAGCCCCCGGAGGAAAGAAGTAATGTTGCCGAGCAGTCGTCTGAATCGGAAGAGCAACAGGACGACAAGCGTAGAAGTACCGGCAGTATCAGTAGCTTGAAAAAACTTTGGGAGAACAAGGAATCTTGCGACAGTCAGCCGCACAGCCCGAAGCTCAGTGTTCGTGGAAGCGGTGGTAAGCAAGAGGCCCTCGATCAAACCGAGGACTCGCCAGAGGATCACAGTGGAGCCTCGACCCGTAGCCAGAG CTCTGGTAGCAAAAACGACGTTAGACTGTGGCCTCCGCCTGAGCCGGAGAAACCCGCCGTTCCAGCGAAACCGCTGAAACCTCTTTGTTCATCAACGAAACACTTTTGCTCCTCGATCTATGCAACACCGAATTGCACCAAGTCTCAGCATACCGAGGATGATCTAAGTAAGCAAAGCACAGATTCGAGGACCGCGAAGCAGGCCGTGTTGGAGCTTTCAACGTTGATCGAGAGCAGCGTCTTGAATCTGAAAAGTAACTCGACGATAATAATGAGCAGCTGGCTCCAGCTCTCTGACAAGGTAGGACTCTTGCACGGGATGTGTGCGAACCTTGCGGACAGCGGCATCGCGCCACACGCGCGCTTTCAATTCCGCGAACTTCTCGCAAGGTTAGAGCTTCAGGCACGGCAACTACGTGCGGCAGGCACTCGTAATGTCACAGAGAATACAAGACTTCTCACTGACCTCCAGAACACGATAAAAGATGTCGTGAACGCAGTGCAAAGATAA